One window from the genome of Chloroflexota bacterium encodes:
- a CDS encoding amidohydrolase: MVFQYTYAVIIDFHTHIFPPDIRENRERYLGCDPGFGELFSSPKAKIATAEEVIASMDDNEIEASAIMNMGWASQEACRRTNDYILEAATRYPKRLIPFVAIQPKAGGVAVAELERCARSGAKGIGEMRSDTQGFDLGDKEIMRPIVEVAMKHRLLFNTHASEPVGHLYPGKGAITPDPLYRFILNFPELRVICAHWGGGLPFYALMPEVASALSNTFFDTAATPFLYRLDIFRHVTEIAGVDKVLFGSDYPLMSPRRVIAQIESVGLPQETQAMILGGNARRLLEWNESAVSSP, translated from the coding sequence ATGGTATTCCAGTATACTTACGCCGTGATCATCGACTTCCACACGCACATTTTCCCCCCTGACATCAGGGAGAACCGCGAGCGCTACCTCGGCTGTGATCCCGGCTTCGGTGAACTGTTCTCCTCTCCCAAAGCCAAGATTGCCACTGCTGAAGAGGTTATCGCCAGCATGGATGACAATGAAATCGAGGCTTCGGCGATTATGAATATGGGCTGGGCCAGCCAGGAGGCTTGCCGCCGCACCAACGACTACATCCTGGAAGCGGCGACTCGCTACCCCAAGCGCTTGATACCCTTCGTGGCTATTCAACCCAAGGCGGGTGGGGTCGCCGTAGCCGAACTGGAACGCTGTGCCAGGAGTGGGGCAAAGGGCATTGGGGAAATGAGGTCAGATACCCAGGGCTTCGACCTGGGGGATAAAGAGATAATGAGGCCCATCGTGGAAGTGGCCATGAAACACCGTCTGCTTTTCAACACCCACGCCTCTGAGCCGGTAGGTCACCTGTACCCGGGCAAAGGAGCCATTACCCCTGATCCTCTGTACCGCTTCATTTTGAACTTCCCTGAGCTTCGCGTTATCTGCGCCCATTGGGGTGGGGGACTCCCCTTCTATGCCTTGATGCCGGAGGTGGCCTCTGCCTTGAGCAACACCTTTTTCGACACAGCCGCCACCCCCTTTCTGTACCGCCTCGACATTTTCAGGCACGTGACCGAGATTGCTGGCGTTGACAAGGTCCTTTTCGGCAGTGACTATCCTCTCATGTCTCCCAGGCGGGTCATCGCCCAGATCGAGTCCGTAGGTTTGCCCCAGGAAACACAGGCCATGATCCTGGGAGGCAATGCCAGGAGGCTTCTGGAATGGAACGAATCCGCAGTTTCATCGCCATAG
- the thpR gene encoding RNA 2',3'-cyclic phosphodiesterase: protein MERIRSFIAIELPLPIRAELGSLQDKLKAGRQPFVKWVDPEGIHLTLKFLGGVDSNLIPEIIKAMSRVAEPAPPFSLQLGGLGVFPGWQRPQVVWVGMGGEVERLASLQKEIESGLSRLGFAPESRPFRGHLTLGRLREQASPRDKQSFGAWVQSVRFESKPSFEVQALSLMKSQLTPSGAIYTQLACAGLGGRTA from the coding sequence ATGGAACGAATCCGCAGTTTCATCGCCATAGAGCTGCCGCTGCCCATCAGGGCTGAACTCGGCTCGCTACAGGACAAGCTGAAGGCGGGGCGGCAGCCCTTTGTGAAGTGGGTGGACCCCGAGGGCATTCACCTGACGTTGAAATTCCTGGGCGGCGTGGACTCAAACCTGATACCGGAGATAATCAAGGCCATGAGCAGGGTCGCTGAACCAGCGCCCCCTTTTTCACTGCAGCTTGGAGGACTGGGGGTTTTCCCTGGGTGGCAGCGACCGCAGGTGGTGTGGGTGGGGATGGGTGGGGAGGTAGAGAGGCTGGCCAGCCTTCAGAAGGAAATCGAATCTGGCCTATCTCGTCTGGGCTTTGCCCCCGAATCCCGGCCCTTCAGGGGGCACCTTACTCTGGGACGCCTCAGGGAGCAAGCCTCACCCAGGGATAAACAGAGCTTCGGTGCCTGGGTGCAATCGGTCAGATTTGAAAGCAAACCGTCCTTCGAGGTCCAGGCTCTCAGCCTGATGAAAAGCCAGCTAACCCCCAGCGGCGCTATCTATACCCAGCTTGCCTGTGCAGGGCTAGGAGGGCGCACCGCGTAG